A single region of the Streptomyces vilmorinianum genome encodes:
- the bdeA gene encoding bis(hydroxyethyl) terephthalate hydrolase — protein sequence MKRHLAAAAALCSLTLLAAPGAQAADHPYERGPAPTDASIEALRGPYAVAGTSVSSLAATGFGGGTIYYPTSTADGTFGAVVISPGFTGTQSSIAWLGPRLASQGFVVFTIDTLTTLDQPDSRGRQLLAALDHLTQRSSVRDRVDSSRLGVMGHSMGGGGALEAAKTRPSLQAAIPLTAWNTDKTWPEIQTPTLVVGADGDTVAPVATHSEPFYESLPGSLDKAYLELNNATHFSPNTSNTTIAKYSISSLKRFIDNDTRYEQFLCPLPRPSLTIEEYRGTCPHTSS from the coding sequence GTGAAACGACACCTCGCCGCCGCCGCGGCCCTCTGCTCCCTCACCCTGCTCGCCGCACCGGGCGCGCAGGCCGCGGACCACCCCTACGAGCGCGGCCCGGCACCCACCGACGCCAGTATCGAGGCGCTGCGCGGCCCGTACGCCGTCGCCGGCACCAGCGTCTCCTCCCTCGCCGCCACCGGCTTCGGCGGGGGCACCATCTACTACCCGACCTCGACCGCCGACGGCACGTTCGGCGCGGTCGTCATCTCCCCCGGGTTCACCGGGACCCAGTCCTCCATCGCGTGGCTCGGACCGCGTCTCGCCTCCCAGGGCTTCGTCGTCTTCACGATCGACACCCTCACCACGCTCGACCAGCCGGACAGCCGGGGGCGTCAACTCCTCGCCGCACTCGACCACCTCACCCAGCGCAGCTCCGTCCGCGACCGCGTCGACAGCAGCCGTCTCGGCGTCATGGGGCACTCGATGGGCGGTGGCGGCGCACTCGAAGCCGCCAAGACACGGCCCTCCCTGCAGGCCGCCATTCCGCTCACCGCCTGGAACACCGACAAGACCTGGCCCGAGATCCAGACGCCGACGCTGGTCGTGGGCGCGGACGGCGACACCGTCGCCCCGGTCGCCACCCACTCGGAGCCGTTCTACGAGAGCCTTCCCGGCTCGCTCGACAAGGCGTACCTGGAGCTCAACAACGCGACCCACTTCTCGCCCAACACGTCCAACACCACGATCGCGAAGTACAGCATCTCGTCGCTCAAGCGCTTCATCGACAACGACACCCGCTACGAACAGTTCCTCTGCCCGCTGCCCCGCCCCAGCCTGACCATCGAGGAGTACCGCGGCACCTGCCCCCACACCTCCTCGTGA
- a CDS encoding cupin, with product MADLKRCQEGAFGVGISAQSAGAERLCLHRLVMPAGTRGRPHLHEGHESATFVQSDQVEVWHGQDLAEDMVCLVARTDPDEQEGVRLLELPVRLASRVGPLPVGAG from the coding sequence ATGGCAGATCTGAAGCGGTGCCAGGAAGGCGCGTTCGGCGTGGGCATCAGCGCCCAGTCGGCGGGGGCGGAGCGGTTGTGCCTGCACCGGCTGGTGATGCCCGCCGGGACGCGCGGCCGCCCTCATCTGCACGAGGGACACGAGTCGGCCACCTTCGTCCAGTCCGACCAGGTGGAGGTGTGGCACGGGCAGGATCTGGCCGAGGACATGGTCTGTCTGGTCGCGCGGACCGATCCCGACGAGCAGGAAGGCGTCCGTCTGCTGGAGCTCCCGGTGCGCCTCGCCTCCAGGGTCGGGCCGCTGCCCGTCGGGGCCGGCTGA
- a CDS encoding tetratricopeptide repeat protein has product MTTLTPEEIHRALDENARAPYGTARNTHAEALGAAAEATGDRELFRRALVGMIEAYEYSAERTKMVVPFARLLQEYDRDPGSFGAHEVHRLFWRFKWVAGRIVESPEIPLTAVDGWLTDMERRYRLAGYSERAVRQAEFHLADATGDQARMERAIAGWAAAERDTMSDCHACETNTQGWYWARKGDDAKAIEVWEPVLSGGRSCMEEPHRVLALSLLPLVRLGRGDEARSYHLRGYRMVRGKESLLRSVGEHIEFCALTGNESRGLEILAEHAAHLGPLADVESQMEFAGGVLVLLRRLTDLGHGDGPTVSHQGTNRTVKELYELLYAEATGIAARFDARNGTALVSRRLVDRIGQQPLVAALPLGVRSAELPSASAARPTAARGTGEDGTDAEFTALLDRARAARQQGHPSTEALWARVARLAETGQGGADGADLSDPALAGDLLAHRAATAARTGDPAARALYAEAAASYRAAGQHSRAAHAQLGVAGSAAQFDAEPDEVRELLGAAARAAQALDENDPERLRRLVGSELTTLRIESYLRERATDGPASPVDTRLVAELEGLVAAYGDETAALTAGPGSAADLLADAELMLAKLALAVDDLDRAAPLLTSAARRLLAAEQPWDAVEPLSLQASVLAARGQLDDAESTARTALAHAAELTEGADQAGVRLTLADILLRRGDHAEEAALLALDATHWLDEAGLAATAGARARLLLARAYAAAERTAEATEVLQSALPDLVEHGEGEGVQARELLGGLLRELHDPRAAAEQYLLAAETAKRWDDPRFEAGLAHSAAEALADGGLHAEAEAAYGRSLERWRRAGGNPVAEARVLRSLAWLAAEDEESGDGFTRARALMEEALSVVDDSDEAGMRYERAQTWQQLARLLQDELEDEDEDEGEGEDEGEEGRPSPEGRATREQMVLLLDQAAALYAEFGADALHERFQCVAYAAWTEQELGRTESGIARLTTLVTELGTLEGPAAADITTRAESLLEQLR; this is encoded by the coding sequence GTGACCACCCTGACCCCCGAGGAGATCCACCGCGCGCTCGACGAGAACGCCCGGGCCCCGTACGGGACGGCGCGCAACACCCACGCGGAGGCGCTCGGCGCGGCCGCCGAGGCCACCGGCGACCGCGAGCTGTTCCGCCGAGCGCTCGTCGGCATGATCGAGGCGTACGAGTACAGCGCGGAGCGCACCAAGATGGTGGTCCCCTTCGCCCGGCTGCTCCAGGAGTACGACCGCGACCCGGGCTCCTTCGGCGCCCACGAGGTGCACCGTCTGTTCTGGCGCTTCAAGTGGGTCGCCGGACGGATCGTCGAGTCCCCCGAGATCCCGCTCACCGCGGTGGACGGCTGGCTGACGGACATGGAGCGCCGCTACCGACTGGCCGGCTACAGCGAACGGGCCGTGCGGCAGGCCGAGTTCCATCTGGCCGACGCGACCGGCGACCAGGCCCGGATGGAGCGGGCCATCGCCGGCTGGGCGGCCGCCGAGCGTGACACGATGAGCGACTGCCACGCCTGCGAGACCAACACCCAGGGCTGGTACTGGGCGCGCAAGGGCGACGACGCCAAGGCCATCGAGGTCTGGGAGCCCGTGCTCTCCGGTGGCCGGTCGTGCATGGAGGAGCCCCACCGGGTCCTCGCGCTCTCCCTGCTGCCCCTGGTCCGCCTCGGCCGCGGCGACGAGGCCCGCTCGTACCACCTCCGGGGATACCGCATGGTCCGCGGCAAGGAGAGCCTGCTCCGCTCGGTCGGCGAGCACATCGAGTTCTGCGCCCTGACCGGGAACGAGTCACGCGGCCTCGAGATCCTCGCCGAGCACGCCGCCCACCTCGGCCCGCTCGCGGACGTCGAATCGCAGATGGAGTTCGCCGGGGGCGTGCTCGTCCTGCTGCGCCGGCTCACCGACCTGGGACACGGGGACGGCCCCACCGTCTCCCACCAGGGGACGAACCGCACCGTGAAGGAGCTGTACGAGCTGCTGTACGCCGAGGCCACGGGCATCGCCGCCCGCTTCGACGCACGCAACGGGACGGCGCTCGTCTCCCGGCGTCTGGTCGACCGGATCGGACAGCAGCCACTGGTCGCGGCGCTTCCCCTGGGCGTGCGCAGCGCGGAGCTGCCGTCCGCGAGCGCGGCACGTCCGACCGCCGCCCGCGGCACCGGAGAGGACGGTACGGACGCGGAGTTCACCGCGCTCCTCGACCGCGCCCGCGCGGCCCGGCAGCAGGGGCATCCGTCCACCGAGGCCCTGTGGGCGCGGGTGGCCCGGCTCGCCGAGACCGGCCAGGGGGGCGCGGACGGCGCCGACCTCTCCGACCCGGCACTCGCCGGAGACCTGCTCGCGCACCGGGCCGCGACCGCGGCGCGTACCGGCGACCCGGCGGCCCGCGCCCTGTACGCGGAGGCGGCCGCCTCCTACCGCGCGGCCGGACAGCACAGCCGGGCGGCCCACGCGCAGCTCGGAGTCGCCGGATCCGCCGCCCAGTTCGACGCCGAACCCGACGAGGTACGGGAGCTGCTCGGCGCCGCCGCGCGGGCGGCGCAGGCACTCGACGAGAACGACCCGGAACGCCTGCGGCGCCTCGTCGGGTCCGAACTCACCACCCTGCGGATCGAGTCGTACCTGCGCGAGCGCGCGACGGACGGGCCGGCATCGCCCGTGGACACCCGCCTGGTCGCCGAGCTGGAGGGCCTCGTCGCCGCGTACGGCGACGAGACGGCGGCCCTGACGGCCGGCCCGGGGAGCGCGGCCGACCTGCTCGCCGACGCCGAACTGATGCTGGCCAAGCTGGCTCTCGCGGTGGACGACCTCGACCGGGCGGCGCCGCTGCTCACCTCGGCGGCGCGACGCCTCCTGGCCGCGGAGCAGCCCTGGGACGCGGTGGAACCGCTGTCCCTGCAGGCGAGCGTGCTGGCCGCGCGCGGACAACTGGACGACGCCGAGTCCACCGCCCGTACCGCGCTCGCTCACGCCGCCGAGCTGACCGAAGGGGCCGACCAGGCCGGCGTACGGCTGACCCTCGCGGACATCCTGCTCCGCCGGGGCGACCATGCCGAGGAGGCGGCGCTGCTCGCCCTCGACGCGACGCACTGGCTCGACGAGGCCGGACTCGCGGCGACGGCCGGGGCCCGCGCGAGGCTGCTCCTCGCACGGGCGTACGCGGCGGCCGAGCGCACCGCCGAGGCCACGGAGGTGCTCCAGTCCGCGCTGCCGGACCTGGTGGAGCACGGCGAGGGGGAGGGCGTACAGGCCAGGGAGCTGCTCGGTGGACTGCTGCGGGAGCTGCACGACCCGCGCGCCGCCGCCGAGCAGTATCTGCTGGCCGCGGAGACCGCCAAGAGATGGGACGACCCCCGGTTCGAGGCCGGTCTCGCCCACTCGGCCGCGGAGGCACTCGCCGACGGCGGACTGCACGCGGAGGCCGAAGCCGCCTACGGGCGGTCCCTTGAGCGTTGGCGGCGAGCGGGCGGCAACCCGGTGGCCGAGGCGCGGGTGCTGCGCTCGCTGGCATGGCTGGCGGCGGAGGACGAGGAGTCCGGCGACGGGTTCACCCGCGCGCGTGCCCTGATGGAGGAGGCACTCTCCGTCGTCGACGACTCCGACGAGGCCGGGATGCGGTACGAGCGGGCCCAGACCTGGCAGCAGCTCGCCCGGCTGCTCCAGGACGAGCTTGAGGACGAGGACGAGGACGAAGGTGAGGGTGAGGACGAGGGTGAGGAGGGCCGGCCCTCACCGGAGGGGCGGGCCACCCGCGAGCAGATGGTCCTCCTCCTCGACCAGGCCGCCGCGCTCTACGCGGAGTTCGGAGCGGACGCACTCCACGAGCGCTTCCAGTGCGTGGCCTACGCGGCGTGGACGGAACAGGAGCTGGGCCGTACGGAGAGCGGCATCGCCCGGTTGACCACGCTCGTCACCGAACTCGGCACGCTCGAAGGCCCTGCCGCGGCCGACATCACGACGCGAGCGGAGAGTCTGCTCGAACAACTGAGGTGA